In Micrococcus luteus NCTC 2665, a single window of DNA contains:
- a CDS encoding 1,4-dihydroxy-2-naphthoyl-CoA synthase yields MSEQHRLDRDRLPEQVSDLFDPVRWRVVEGFDFEDMTYHRQVERDAQGRWVRDLPTVRIAFDRPEVRNAFRPGTVDELYRALDHARMTPDVGTVLLTGNGPSPKDGGHAFCSGGDQRIRGRDGYRYAEGDTAETIDPARAGRLHILEVQRLMRTSPKAIIAVVNGWAAGGGHSLHVVADLTLASREHGKFKQTDATVGSFDAGYGSALLARQVGQKRAREIFFTAREYSAEEMVAMGAVNEAVDHERLEEVALEYAADINRQSPQALRMLKFAFNLPDDGMAGQQVFAGEATRMAYMTDEAVEGRDAFLQKRDPDWSAFLYHF; encoded by the coding sequence ATGAGCGAGCAGCACCGCCTGGACCGTGACCGCCTCCCCGAGCAGGTCTCCGACCTCTTCGACCCCGTGCGCTGGCGCGTGGTGGAGGGCTTCGACTTCGAGGACATGACCTACCACCGGCAGGTGGAGCGCGACGCGCAGGGCCGCTGGGTGCGCGACCTGCCCACGGTCCGCATCGCCTTCGACCGCCCCGAGGTGCGCAACGCGTTCCGTCCCGGCACCGTGGACGAGCTCTACCGCGCGCTGGACCACGCCCGGATGACCCCGGACGTCGGCACGGTGCTGCTCACCGGCAACGGTCCCTCCCCCAAGGACGGGGGCCACGCGTTCTGCTCGGGCGGCGACCAGCGCATCCGCGGCCGCGACGGCTACCGCTACGCCGAGGGGGACACGGCGGAGACCATCGACCCCGCCCGGGCCGGCCGCCTGCACATCCTCGAGGTCCAGCGGCTGATGCGCACCTCGCCCAAGGCGATCATCGCCGTCGTGAACGGCTGGGCGGCCGGCGGCGGCCACTCGCTGCACGTGGTCGCGGACCTCACCCTCGCCTCCCGCGAGCACGGGAAGTTCAAGCAGACGGACGCCACCGTGGGCTCCTTCGACGCCGGCTACGGCTCGGCCCTGCTCGCCCGGCAGGTGGGCCAGAAGCGCGCCCGCGAGATCTTCTTCACCGCCCGCGAGTACTCGGCCGAGGAGATGGTGGCCATGGGCGCGGTGAACGAGGCCGTGGACCACGAGCGCCTCGAGGAGGTCGCCCTCGAGTACGCCGCGGACATCAACCGTCAGTCCCCGCAGGCCCTGCGCATGCTCAAGTTCGCGTTCAACCTTCCCGACGACGGCATGGCCGGCCAGCAGGTCTTCGCCGGCGAGGCCACGCGCATGGCCTACATGACGGACGAGGCCGTGGAGGGCCGGGACGCGTTCCTGCAGAAGCGCGACCCGGACTGGTCCGCCTTCCTGTACCACTTCTGA
- a CDS encoding aspartate:alanine exchanger family transporter, giving the protein MLALLNDQPILVLMATVALGAAVGTIPLGKIRLGASGALFVGLLVGAVLPDVGDRLALFQSFGLALFAYLIGLGAGKVFFRDLRRNLPLMLAAVVVVILTAFTVHPLAALLNLDLPTAIGVWTGSLTATPAMALANQLTGGQAPAVGYGLSYLVGVVGTIIAITVLAARPWSSSPRDPAPVTDGKLRFTAAAATSALAVREIPGIAEGLVRVVALRHGGVARIAGSADRIEPGDEVVLDGTEKNIDAAVQAFGRRTGADPARVMNPLQTSMVIVTARALADRRLGTLSLRERFGTDVARLRRDDVESLATPQTELKVGDRVLIVTTAPRMEAVRDFFGNSTRGLSDLDWISLGTGMALGYLLGMVTIPLPGGASFSLGPAAGCILVGLALGAIGRTGPTVWEPSTEIALTLRQFGLMLFLGVVGLAAGPAFIETVFTRVGGLAILMSAVLTALTAALLIAAARLLGQSVDRTFGALAGITGQPAILDYALSRSTDARVTEGYAQLFALIMVVKIATVPFML; this is encoded by the coding sequence ATGCTCGCTCTGCTCAACGACCAGCCCATCCTCGTCCTCATGGCCACGGTTGCCCTGGGCGCCGCCGTCGGCACCATCCCCCTGGGCAAGATCCGCCTCGGCGCTTCGGGAGCACTGTTCGTGGGCCTGCTCGTCGGGGCGGTGCTGCCCGACGTCGGCGACCGGCTGGCCCTGTTCCAGAGCTTCGGCCTGGCCCTGTTCGCCTACCTGATCGGGCTCGGCGCCGGCAAGGTGTTCTTCCGGGACCTGCGCCGCAACCTGCCCCTGATGCTGGCCGCCGTCGTCGTGGTGATCCTCACCGCCTTCACGGTGCACCCGCTGGCCGCGCTGCTCAACCTGGACCTGCCGACGGCGATCGGCGTGTGGACGGGTTCGCTCACCGCGACGCCGGCGATGGCGCTGGCGAACCAGCTCACCGGCGGGCAGGCCCCGGCCGTAGGCTACGGGCTGTCCTACCTGGTGGGCGTGGTCGGCACCATCATCGCGATCACCGTGCTCGCCGCCCGCCCGTGGAGCAGTTCCCCGCGCGATCCGGCGCCGGTGACCGACGGCAAGCTGCGCTTCACCGCCGCGGCCGCCACCTCCGCCCTCGCCGTGCGGGAGATCCCGGGGATCGCCGAGGGGCTGGTGCGCGTGGTGGCGCTGCGCCACGGCGGCGTGGCCCGGATCGCCGGCTCCGCCGACCGGATCGAACCCGGGGACGAGGTCGTCCTGGACGGCACGGAGAAGAACATCGACGCGGCCGTGCAGGCCTTCGGCCGACGCACCGGCGCCGACCCGGCGCGGGTGATGAACCCGCTGCAGACCTCCATGGTCATCGTCACGGCCCGCGCCCTGGCCGATCGCCGCCTGGGCACGCTGTCCCTGCGCGAGCGCTTCGGCACCGACGTCGCCCGGCTGCGGCGCGACGACGTCGAGTCGCTGGCCACCCCGCAGACCGAGCTCAAGGTCGGCGACCGGGTGCTCATCGTGACCACCGCGCCGCGGATGGAGGCGGTGCGCGACTTCTTCGGCAACTCGACGCGCGGGCTCTCGGACCTGGACTGGATCTCCCTGGGCACGGGCATGGCGCTGGGCTACCTGCTGGGCATGGTGACGATCCCGCTTCCGGGCGGGGCCTCCTTCTCCCTCGGCCCGGCGGCCGGGTGCATCCTCGTCGGCCTCGCCCTCGGTGCGATCGGCCGAACGGGACCCACGGTGTGGGAGCCGTCCACGGAGATCGCACTGACACTGCGGCAGTTCGGCCTCATGCTCTTCCTGGGCGTGGTGGGCCTGGCCGCCGGCCCGGCGTTCATCGAGACGGTGTTCACCCGGGTCGGCGGGCTGGCCATCCTGATGTCCGCCGTGCTCACCGCGCTGACCGCGGCCCTGCTCATCGCCGCGGCACGGCTGCTGGGGCAGTCCGTGGATCGCACCTTCGGGGCGCTGGCGGGCATCACGGGCCAGCCGGCG